The Halanaerobium praevalens DSM 2228 genome contains a region encoding:
- a CDS encoding DUF501 domain-containing protein: MNDKKIIELQLDRKINNFLETAVRCPFSFPAVITVNPFINKIAAPTIYWLSCPYLTYQVDRLEAESDLISKLGKKLQGNINFKNKMDKTHSKYAKNRLELLSNEQKSKAKNISEDLYKTLTESGVGGIRDKKGIKCLHTHLADFLVDHFNPVGKIVFNKINWPKKCNICQERVDGFESSCN, from the coding sequence ATGAATGATAAAAAAATTATAGAATTGCAATTAGACAGAAAAATAAATAATTTTTTAGAGACTGCAGTAAGATGTCCTTTTTCTTTTCCAGCAGTTATTACTGTAAATCCATTTATCAATAAAATTGCAGCACCTACTATTTATTGGCTTAGTTGTCCTTATTTGACTTATCAAGTTGATCGCTTAGAAGCTGAGAGTGATTTGATTAGTAAATTAGGTAAAAAGTTGCAAGGAAATATTAATTTTAAAAATAAAATGGACAAAACACATAGTAAATATGCTAAAAATAGATTAGAATTACTTTCAAATGAACAAAAATCAAAGGCCAAAAATATTTCTGAAGATTTATATAAAACTTTAACTGAATCTGGAGTAGGAGGGATTCGGGATAAAAAAGGAATAAAATGTTTACATACTCATCTTGCTGACTTTTTGGTGGATCATTTTAATCCAGTTGGAAAAATTGTTTTTAATAAAATTAATTGGCCTAAAAAATGTAATATTTGTCAAGAAAGGGTTGATGGATTTGAAAGCAGCTGCAATTGA
- a CDS encoding S1 RNA-binding domain-containing protein translates to MSIEVGSIVVGEITGITNFGAFVELESGETGLVHISEVANTYVKDISNFLKEGDDVKVKVINVDNDGKIGLSIKQLEDPDDRIDHAPEMSFEEKMDRFLKQSSERQQDLKSREAKNGGSSK, encoded by the coding sequence ATGTCCATTGAAGTTGGAAGTATAGTTGTAGGAGAAATTACAGGGATAACAAATTTCGGTGCTTTTGTTGAATTGGAAAGTGGAGAGACAGGTCTTGTTCATATCTCTGAGGTTGCTAATACTTATGTAAAAGACATTAGCAATTTTTTAAAAGAAGGAGATGACGTTAAAGTTAAGGTCATTAATGTTGACAATGACGGGAAAATAGGTCTTTCTATTAAACAATTGGAGGATCCAGATGACAGAATTGATCATGCTCCAGAAATGTCTTTTGAAGAAAAAATGGATCGTTTCTTGAAGCAGAGCAGTGAGCGTCAGCAGGATCTAAAAAGTAGAGAGGCAAAAAATGGTGGTAGTTCCAAATAA
- a CDS encoding Tex family protein, with the protein MTEYISVDLIELAAKKLKLKSNKVKATVELLDSGNTVPFIARYRKEMTGSLDEEEIRNVEEKVNYLRRLYERKNEVANAADKQDKLNKEILNKLKKAKTLQEVEDLYRPFKVKKQTKAAKALAKGLKPLAKMIFEQQKNKTEIENIALKYIDPEKKLKTIEEVLSGAEDIIAGDISDDADLRKKLREYVFQNAKIVAVQKNEDETGKYQDYYDFKESINKIPPHRILALNRGEKDDVLRVKAEVDDERAVNMIYNFYEFENKKSSTFENLIKAVDYAYKRLIFPALEREIRNELTEKAEIKALNNFSTNLKSLLMQPPLEGKKVLAVDPAFRTGCKLAALTEKGSLLETGAIYPHPPINKPETAAKTIENLVKEHKIDLIVIGNGTASRETETFIAELIKNGLEVEYTIVSEAGASVYSASKMARKEFPQLDVSIRGAISIGRRLQDPLAELVKIDPKSLGVGMYQHDISQKRLEKALNQVVVDAVNHVGVEINTASAALLTYVAGISSNNAQKIIEYRDQNGDFNKREELFEVYGFGPKTYEQAAGFLRLDSALDPLALTPIHPESYQAAQNILKEINFKMADIRDKNKVEELRKKLTEINLTKIVSKLEIGIPTARDIIKSLKQPGRDPRASMPAPIFRKDILKIEDIKPGLIFKGKVRNIVDFGAFIDIGLKQDGLLHISEMSQMYVNDPFEIVEIGQNIDVQVLAVDQSRGRISLTLKF; encoded by the coding sequence ATGACAGAATATATTAGTGTAGATTTAATTGAATTAGCAGCAAAAAAATTAAAATTGAAGTCAAATAAAGTTAAAGCAACAGTTGAGCTCTTAGATTCGGGGAATACAGTTCCTTTTATAGCTCGCTATCGTAAAGAAATGACAGGTAGTTTAGATGAAGAAGAAATAAGGAATGTAGAAGAAAAAGTAAATTATTTAAGAAGATTATATGAGCGAAAAAATGAAGTAGCAAATGCTGCAGATAAACAAGATAAATTAAATAAAGAAATCTTAAATAAACTTAAAAAGGCAAAGACTTTACAAGAAGTAGAAGATTTATACAGACCATTTAAAGTTAAAAAACAAACTAAAGCTGCTAAGGCATTAGCAAAAGGTTTAAAGCCTTTAGCAAAAATGATTTTTGAGCAGCAAAAAAATAAAACTGAAATAGAAAATATCGCCCTAAAATATATTGACCCTGAAAAAAAGTTAAAAACTATAGAAGAAGTTTTAAGTGGGGCTGAAGATATTATAGCAGGTGATATTTCTGATGATGCTGATTTGCGTAAAAAATTAAGAGAATATGTTTTCCAAAATGCTAAAATAGTTGCTGTTCAAAAAAATGAAGATGAAACAGGAAAATACCAAGATTATTATGATTTCAAAGAATCAATTAATAAAATACCACCACATAGAATTTTAGCCTTAAATAGAGGTGAAAAAGATGATGTTTTAAGAGTTAAAGCTGAAGTTGATGATGAACGAGCAGTTAATATGATTTATAATTTTTATGAGTTTGAGAACAAAAAAAGTAGTACATTCGAAAATTTAATTAAGGCAGTTGATTATGCTTATAAAAGATTAATTTTTCCTGCTCTAGAAAGAGAAATTAGAAATGAGCTAACTGAAAAAGCTGAAATAAAGGCGCTTAATAATTTTTCGACAAATCTAAAATCTTTATTAATGCAGCCACCATTAGAAGGTAAAAAAGTTTTGGCTGTTGATCCTGCTTTTAGAACAGGTTGTAAGTTAGCTGCTTTGACAGAAAAAGGTTCACTTTTAGAAACAGGTGCTATTTATCCTCATCCACCAATTAACAAGCCAGAAACAGCTGCTAAGACTATTGAAAACTTAGTTAAAGAACATAAAATTGATTTAATTGTAATTGGTAATGGAACTGCTAGTAGAGAGACCGAAACTTTTATTGCTGAACTTATTAAAAATGGACTTGAAGTAGAATATACTATTGTAAGTGAGGCAGGAGCTTCTGTATATTCAGCTTCCAAAATGGCAAGAAAAGAATTTCCCCAATTAGATGTTTCAATTAGAGGTGCAATTTCTATTGGGAGAAGATTACAAGATCCATTAGCTGAACTTGTAAAAATAGATCCCAAATCACTTGGGGTGGGGATGTACCAACATGATATCTCTCAAAAACGCTTAGAAAAGGCTTTAAATCAAGTTGTTGTAGATGCGGTTAACCATGTAGGTGTAGAAATTAATACTGCTTCAGCTGCCCTTTTAACATATGTAGCAGGTATTAGCTCTAATAATGCTCAAAAGATAATTGAATATAGAGATCAGAATGGTGATTTTAACAAAAGAGAAGAATTATTTGAAGTTTATGGCTTTGGACCTAAAACTTATGAACAGGCAGCTGGTTTTCTTCGTTTAGATTCAGCCTTAGATCCTTTAGCTTTAACTCCAATTCATCCTGAATCTTATCAAGCAGCTCAAAATATTTTAAAAGAGATTAATTTTAAAATGGCTGATATTAGAGATAAAAATAAAGTAGAAGAATTGAGAAAAAAATTAACTGAAATAAATTTAACTAAAATAGTTTCTAAATTAGAGATTGGAATTCCAACTGCTCGAGATATAATAAAATCTCTAAAACAGCCAGGGCGTGATCCAAGAGCTTCAATGCCAGCTCCAATTTTTAGAAAAGATATCTTGAAAATTGAAGATATTAAGCCTGGTCTGATTTTTAAGGGTAAAGTGCGAAATATAGTAGATTTTGGGGCTTTTATTGATATTGGTTTAAAACAAGATGGTTTATTACATATTTCAGAAATGAGTCAGATGTATGTTAATGATCCATTTGAAATTGTCGAAATTGGTCAAAATATAGATGTTCAAGTTCTAGCTGTTGATCAAAGTAGAGGTAGAATTTCTTTAACCTTAAAATTTTAG
- a CDS encoding FtsB family cell division protein, with translation MPRQKKDFLLNPFVIIFILIIVIFAGFNFYQNMVKLNKIENRIEKIELQIAESEAKQKDLEAKIKNSNSDEYIEEVAREKLGLVKKGEKVFIPVEENNSNQKENKGD, from the coding sequence ATGCCTCGCCAAAAAAAGGATTTTTTATTAAACCCCTTTGTAATTATATTTATTTTAATAATAGTTATCTTTGCTGGATTTAATTTTTATCAAAATATGGTTAAATTAAATAAAATTGAAAATAGAATTGAAAAGATAGAATTACAAATTGCTGAATCTGAAGCTAAGCAAAAAGATTTGGAAGCAAAAATTAAGAATAGTAATAGTGATGAATATATTGAAGAAGTGGCAAGAGAAAAATTAGGTTTAGTCAAAAAAGGAGAAAAAGTCTTTATACCTGTTGAAGAGAATAATTCTAATCAGAAGGAAAATAAAGGAGACTAA
- a CDS encoding ABC transporter ATP-binding protein yields the protein MASVTLEHITKHFGDVTAVKDQNLEIKDKEFVVLVGPSGCGKSTTLRMIAGLEEISEGTLKIGDQVVNDVAPKDRDIAMVFQNYALYPHMNVYDNMAFGLKLRKFPKEEIERRVQEAAEILGIEQLLNRKPKQLSGGQRQRVALGRAIVREPKVFLMDEPLSNLDAKLRVQMRTELSKLHDELQTTMIYVTHDQTEAMTMGDRIVVLKDGLIQQVDDPLSLYNHPNNMFVAGFIGSPAMNFMDATIIKEADDYFIDGDGTFKIRVPEDKKDYVKDYVEKDVVFGVRPEDIVDTNINHDFEVKADNSFKADVDVVEPMGSEIYLYLAEAGHSLIARVEAESQAQVGDTISLGVDLRKIHIFDAQTEAVIF from the coding sequence ATGGCAAGTGTAACTTTAGAACATATAACAAAACATTTTGGTGATGTTACAGCAGTTAAGGATCAAAATTTAGAGATTAAGGATAAAGAATTTGTAGTTTTAGTTGGACCATCTGGTTGCGGAAAGTCAACTACCTTAAGAATGATTGCAGGCTTAGAAGAAATTAGTGAAGGGACTTTAAAAATTGGTGATCAAGTAGTAAATGATGTAGCTCCAAAAGATAGAGATATTGCCATGGTTTTTCAAAATTATGCTCTTTATCCACATATGAATGTTTATGATAATATGGCTTTTGGGCTTAAATTGCGTAAATTTCCGAAAGAAGAGATAGAGCGAAGAGTCCAAGAAGCTGCCGAAATATTAGGGATAGAGCAGTTATTAAATAGAAAACCCAAACAGCTATCTGGAGGTCAAAGACAGAGAGTAGCATTAGGAAGAGCTATTGTCCGGGAACCTAAAGTTTTTTTAATGGATGAACCTCTTTCAAATTTAGATGCTAAATTAAGAGTGCAGATGCGGACTGAGCTTTCTAAATTGCATGATGAATTACAAACTACAATGATCTATGTAACTCATGATCAAACAGAAGCAATGACGATGGGAGATCGCATTGTTGTACTTAAAGATGGTCTAATTCAGCAGGTTGATGACCCTTTATCTCTTTACAATCACCCTAATAATATGTTTGTCGCTGGGTTTATTGGTTCACCTGCAATGAATTTTATGGATGCAACTATAATTAAAGAAGCGGATGATTATTTTATTGATGGTGACGGTACTTTTAAAATTAGAGTTCCTGAAGATAAAAAAGATTATGTGAAAGATTATGTCGAAAAAGATGTTGTTTTTGGGGTTAGACCTGAAGATATAGTTGATACTAATATAAATCATGATTTTGAAGTTAAAGCTGATAATTCTTTTAAGGCAGATGTAGATGTTGTAGAACCAATGGGTTCAGAAATTTATTTATATTTAGCAGAAGCTGGTCATTCCTTAATTGCTAGAGTTGAAGCTGAAAGTCAAGCTCAAGTTGGAGATACAATTTCATTAGGAGTTGACTTAAGAAAAATTCATATTTTTGATGCTCAAACTGAAGCAGTAATATTTTAA
- a CDS encoding LacI family DNA-binding transcriptional regulator has translation MSITLKDIAQKANVAESTVSRALNDKAGVSQSTKIKILKIAKKNNYRPNQLARGLAIKKTNMIAVITDELDNQGQIKIVKEIEKEAEKAGYQIILCNTKQNPEKEKSYLSLLESNQVEGAIFIGDQLVGSALLKASLSSENNIVLVNRLAEENFFTSVLTDYSHGIFKATKHLIEQGFKNIAILAGSENSLIEAEKLKGYKKALKNSDLKLNHDLIFKNTAGRKAGYNSFLKLCKMNLIPDAFISTQELTTIGLVEAIKTGGYFIPDDFALIGYADTILSSIIEPPLSVLSEPIAKLGSFSFAFLLNLINNNLAEPQIKVLSPKLIVRESSIAKYN, from the coding sequence TTGTCAATAACACTGAAAGATATAGCCCAAAAAGCAAATGTGGCAGAATCTACTGTTTCGAGAGCTCTTAATGATAAAGCTGGTGTAAGCCAGAGTACTAAAATAAAAATTTTGAAAATTGCTAAAAAAAACAATTATCGTCCGAATCAATTAGCTAGAGGTTTAGCAATTAAAAAAACAAATATGATAGCAGTTATTACAGATGAATTAGACAATCAGGGACAAATTAAAATTGTAAAAGAGATCGAAAAAGAAGCTGAAAAAGCTGGTTATCAAATTATACTCTGTAATACAAAGCAAAATCCTGAAAAAGAGAAGTCATACCTTTCTTTGTTAGAGTCAAATCAAGTAGAAGGAGCAATTTTCATTGGGGACCAACTAGTTGGCAGTGCACTTTTAAAAGCTAGCTTAAGTTCTGAAAATAATATAGTTTTAGTTAATCGCTTAGCAGAAGAAAATTTTTTCACTTCAGTTTTGACTGATTATAGTCATGGTATTTTTAAAGCTACAAAACATTTAATAGAACAAGGTTTTAAAAATATCGCTATTTTAGCTGGTTCAGAAAATAGTTTAATCGAGGCTGAAAAACTAAAAGGATATAAAAAGGCTTTAAAAAATTCAGATTTAAAGCTTAATCATGATCTGATTTTTAAAAATACTGCTGGTAGAAAGGCAGGTTATAATTCTTTTTTAAAATTATGTAAAATGAACTTGATTCCAGATGCTTTTATTTCAACTCAGGAATTAACTACAATTGGCTTAGTTGAGGCTATTAAAACAGGAGGATATTTTATTCCAGATGATTTTGCTCTTATAGGTTATGCAGATACTATTTTGAGTTCCATAATTGAACCTCCACTTAGTGTTTTGAGTGAACCAATAGCAAAATTAGGTAGTTTTTCTTTTGCTTTTTTATTAAATTTGATTAATAATAATTTAGCTGAACCCCAAATTAAAGTTTTAAGTCCTAAATTAATTGTAAGAGAATCATCAATAGCAAAATATAATTAA
- the pgmB gene encoding beta-phosphoglucomutase codes for MQKQTKIKGFIFDLDGVITDTAEFHYKSWQKLADEEDLFFNREVNEKLRGVSRMESLNIILADQDIPAAKKKEWTDRKNEYYQKYLTEISKADILDNMEAKLEKLKAEGYKLAVGSSSRNAKKVLKQLKITNLFDIIADGNSVERAKPAPDLFLYAAQGLGLKAAECVVLEDAESGVEAALAAEMRVIGLGPESRVGKADLVYANVSEINFEEIIKKL; via the coding sequence ATGCAAAAGCAAACTAAAATTAAAGGGTTTATTTTTGATCTTGATGGAGTAATTACAGATACAGCAGAATTTCATTATAAAAGTTGGCAAAAATTAGCTGATGAAGAAGATTTATTTTTTAATCGTGAGGTAAATGAAAAATTACGTGGAGTTTCAAGAATGGAATCTTTAAATATTATTTTGGCTGATCAAGATATTCCAGCTGCTAAAAAAAAGGAGTGGACAGATCGCAAAAATGAATATTATCAAAAATATTTAACAGAAATATCTAAAGCCGATATTTTAGATAATATGGAAGCTAAATTAGAAAAATTAAAAGCAGAAGGTTACAAACTAGCTGTTGGTTCTTCAAGTAGAAATGCAAAAAAAGTTTTAAAACAATTAAAAATAACTAATTTATTTGATATAATAGCTGATGGAAATAGTGTTGAGCGGGCAAAGCCAGCCCCAGATTTATTTTTATATGCTGCTCAAGGATTAGGGTTAAAAGCAGCTGAATGTGTTGTTTTAGAAGATGCAGAGTCTGGAGTTGAAGCAGCTTTAGCTGCTGAGATGAGAGTTATTGGTCTTGGACCAGAAAGTAGAGTTGGTAAAGCAGATTTAGTTTATGCCAATGTGAGTGAAATTAATTTTGAAGAAATTATAAAAAAATTGTAA
- a CDS encoding 2'-5' RNA ligase family protein, which produces MIKAADLNNEYFLVLIPGEELIETALQVQEIVAEHYNLYPDQIHPQLHITIDRINKNKVEKAKKILANSLKNIDKIEIEVDRFSCIKFSNQHQLVLEVNETESLKHFSENLHKKLAAEAISTIDNYEEWMFHITIISNIFAKNPIPVDELTEICLFMEGMSRPLAAAAEKLEIWRPTLDPVKKVIRSFELS; this is translated from the coding sequence ATGATTAAAGCTGCAGATTTAAATAATGAATATTTTTTAGTACTAATTCCTGGAGAAGAGTTAATTGAAACTGCCTTGCAAGTTCAAGAAATTGTTGCTGAACATTATAACTTGTATCCAGATCAGATACATCCTCAGTTACATATTACCATTGATAGAATTAATAAAAACAAAGTTGAAAAAGCGAAAAAAATACTTGCAAATAGCTTAAAAAATATTGATAAAATTGAAATAGAGGTAGATAGATTTAGTTGTATTAAATTTTCTAATCAACATCAATTAGTTCTTGAAGTTAATGAAACAGAATCTTTAAAACATTTTTCTGAAAATCTGCATAAAAAACTGGCTGCTGAAGCAATATCTACAATTGATAATTATGAAGAGTGGATGTTTCATATTACAATTATTAGTAATATATTTGCTAAAAATCCGATTCCTGTTGATGAGCTAACTGAAATTTGTTTATTTATGGAAGGAATGTCTCGTCCTTTAGCAGCTGCAGCAGAAAAGTTAGAAATTTGGAGACCAACTTTAGATCCAGTTAAAAAAGTTATTAGAAGTTTTGAATTAAGTTAG
- a CDS encoding ABC transporter ATP-binding protein: MLKTNNIKFSYAQEKILKGIDLQIKKGSFVGIIGPNASGKSTLLKNISKSLKSDSGLVYLDRKLLNDYDSLELAKKMAVVPQNTEVNFNFNVYDIIMMGRHPYQKRWSRLSKEDKKIVKEAMEVTHTLKLKNKLINELSGGERQRVIIARALAQKPDILLLDEPTSSLDINYQGEIYDLLNYLNQEFEITIITVSHDLNLTALYCEELILLKDGKIFAVGSANEVLTEKNIKAVYQAEVLIKKNPLSEKPFVTILPKSNLKKFEKPKKDFKIHVIAGGGTAKKFLYQLESLGYDLSIGVLNIGDADWQAAKELGVKIVEAPPFIDISKKEIVQNKKLITEADLIILSDLPFGHGNLANLEVLTTVPNKNKILLNNLSIDERDYIGGAAKKVWNKLIKEDENIILLKNKDNLVSEIKKLEN; encoded by the coding sequence ATGTTAAAAACAAATAACATAAAATTTAGTTATGCTCAAGAAAAAATTTTAAAAGGAATTGATTTACAAATAAAAAAAGGTTCTTTTGTTGGGATTATTGGTCCGAATGCTTCTGGAAAATCGACTTTATTGAAAAATATTAGTAAAAGTTTGAAATCAGATAGTGGATTAGTTTATCTTGATCGTAAGTTGTTAAATGACTATGATTCTTTAGAGTTGGCAAAAAAAATGGCTGTGGTACCTCAAAATACGGAAGTAAACTTTAATTTTAATGTTTATGATATTATAATGATGGGTAGACATCCTTATCAAAAACGATGGTCAAGATTAAGCAAAGAAGATAAGAAAATAGTAAAAGAAGCAATGGAGGTTACTCATACTTTAAAATTAAAAAATAAATTAATTAATGAATTATCTGGAGGAGAAAGACAAAGAGTAATAATTGCTAGAGCTTTAGCGCAAAAACCAGATATTCTTTTATTAGATGAGCCGACTTCTAGTTTGGATATTAATTATCAGGGAGAAATTTATGACTTGTTAAATTATCTAAATCAAGAATTTGAAATCACAATTATAACAGTTTCTCATGATTTAAACTTAACTGCTCTTTATTGTGAAGAATTAATATTACTTAAAGATGGCAAAATTTTTGCTGTAGGATCTGCAAATGAGGTTTTAACTGAAAAAAACATTAAAGCAGTTTATCAAGCAGAAGTTTTGATTAAAAAGAATCCTCTTTCTGAAAAACCTTTTGTTACAATATTACCAAAATCTAATTTAAAAAAATTTGAAAAACCTAAAAAAGATTTTAAAATACATGTTATAGCTGGAGGAGGAACTGCTAAGAAATTCCTCTATCAATTAGAAAGTTTAGGTTATGATTTAAGTATAGGTGTGTTAAATATTGGTGATGCTGATTGGCAAGCTGCTAAAGAATTAGGTGTAAAGATTGTTGAAGCACCTCCTTTTATAGATATTTCAAAAAAAGAAATAGTTCAGAATAAGAAACTAATTACTGAGGCAGATTTAATTATTTTAAGTGATTTGCCATTTGGGCATGGAAATCTTGCAAATTTAGAAGTGTTAACTACTGTTCCTAATAAAAATAAAATTTTACTTAATAATCTTAGTATAGATGAAAGAGATTATATTGGTGGAGCAGCTAAAAAAGTTTGGAATAAGTTAATAAAAGAAGATGAAAATATAATTTTATTAAAAAATAAAGATAATTTAGTTTCTGAAATAAAAAAATTGGAAAATTAG
- a CDS encoding FecCD family ABC transporter permease — MKKKKNAIVIYGTTTLVLLLLFFIALSIGSTSVNLADVFDYFSANKQISVSKSIILGEIRLPRIILAFIVGAGLAIAGSVFQAIIRNPMVDPYIIGISAGAGTGLMLALFLGIEITIFNLSSLPAFAFLGAVLTVFIVYQLAKVGSKLPVLTFLLAGVAVSFILNSLMSFLMVLRTENLQQLVYWLMGSLADGNWADLKMILPYFSLSFLIILFYLKDLNILLLGEESAAHLGINVEKTKIILLGAASLMTAAVVSVSGSIGFIGLVVPHIARMIIGADHRKQVPLAAVFGGAFLLIADTIARTVMAPMELPVGIITALAGGPYFIYLLRNKSKNIW; from the coding sequence ATGAAAAAGAAAAAAAATGCGATAGTTATTTATGGAACTACAACTTTAGTTTTACTACTTTTATTTTTTATTGCCTTATCGATTGGCTCTACATCTGTTAATTTAGCAGATGTTTTTGATTATTTTTCGGCTAATAAACAAATTTCAGTTTCAAAGTCAATAATTTTAGGAGAAATACGTTTACCTAGAATTATTTTAGCTTTTATTGTTGGAGCTGGTTTAGCTATAGCAGGATCAGTATTTCAAGCTATAATTCGGAATCCAATGGTTGATCCTTATATTATTGGTATTTCTGCTGGGGCTGGTACTGGTTTGATGTTAGCTTTATTTTTAGGAATAGAGATTACTATTTTTAATTTGAGTTCATTACCTGCCTTTGCTTTTTTAGGAGCTGTTTTAACCGTTTTTATTGTTTATCAATTAGCAAAGGTCGGCAGTAAATTGCCAGTTTTAACCTTTCTTTTAGCTGGAGTAGCTGTTAGTTTTATTTTGAATTCATTAATGTCTTTTTTGATGGTTTTAAGAACAGAAAATTTACAGCAATTAGTATATTGGTTAATGGGAAGTTTAGCTGATGGAAACTGGGCAGATCTTAAAATGATCTTACCTTATTTTTCACTTTCTTTTCTTATTATTTTATTTTATTTAAAAGATTTAAATATTTTATTGTTGGGTGAAGAAAGTGCAGCTCACCTTGGAATTAATGTGGAAAAAACTAAAATTATTTTATTAGGGGCTGCTTCTTTAATGACAGCTGCTGTTGTTTCAGTTAGTGGAAGTATTGGCTTTATTGGTTTAGTCGTACCTCATATTGCAAGAATGATTATTGGAGCAGATCATAGAAAACAGGTTCCGTTAGCTGCAGTTTTTGGTGGAGCTTTTTTATTAATTGCAGATACAATTGCTAGAACTGTAATGGCTCCAATGGAATTACCAGTTGGAATTATAACTGCTCTTGCTGGTGGTCCTTATTTTATTTATTTACTTCGTAATAAATCTAAAAATATTTGGTGA
- a CDS encoding D-alanyl-D-alanine carboxypeptidase family protein codes for MKKNNVLYILLITIFMVLTILPTTFAFDIKPESAFLIEAETGQVLFEKNADRKLPPASMTKIMPLLITMEKLEEGSISLTDQVTISRYAESMGGSQIFLAANTQVELEKLIKAVTIASGNDASVAIGEYIAGTYSNFIAMMNERAEELGMDSTNFSNSTGLPTTNHYSTAHDISIMARELVKHSQVLHWASIWTETIDLPNRKAMLVNTNSLINKYPSMDGLKTGHTQEAGYCLTATAKKGDVRLISVVMQGETLTAREEATTRLLDYGFNSFSKRKIANSGEQIQNIEVANSANKVAVGEIAEDLSIMVQKGKENEISQKVEVNDSLTAPIAKGETIGHLKVYRGETEIAKVNVLAAEEIKQANIIVRLWRKLINLI; via the coding sequence ATGAAAAAGAATAATGTTTTATATATTTTGTTAATAACTATTTTTATGGTGCTTACAATTTTGCCAACAACTTTTGCTTTTGATATTAAACCAGAATCAGCCTTTTTGATAGAAGCTGAAACAGGTCAAGTATTATTTGAAAAAAATGCTGATCGGAAATTACCTCCCGCAAGTATGACAAAAATTATGCCACTTTTAATTACTATGGAAAAATTAGAAGAGGGAAGTATTTCTTTAACAGATCAAGTAACAATTAGTAGATATGCAGAGTCAATGGGAGGATCTCAAATATTTTTAGCTGCAAATACACAAGTAGAATTGGAAAAATTAATTAAGGCAGTTACAATTGCTTCTGGTAATGATGCTAGTGTTGCTATTGGAGAATATATTGCTGGAACATATAGTAATTTTATAGCTATGATGAATGAGAGAGCTGAAGAATTAGGAATGGATTCAACAAATTTTTCTAATTCGACTGGTTTACCAACAACTAATCATTATTCTACTGCTCATGACATTTCAATTATGGCTCGTGAGTTAGTTAAACATTCACAAGTTTTACATTGGGCTTCAATTTGGACTGAAACTATTGATTTGCCAAATAGAAAAGCTATGTTAGTAAATACGAATAGTTTAATTAATAAATATCCAAGTATGGATGGTTTAAAAACAGGGCATACTCAAGAAGCAGGTTATTGTTTAACTGCAACTGCTAAAAAAGGGGATGTGCGTTTGATCTCTGTAGTAATGCAGGGAGAAACATTAACTGCAAGAGAAGAAGCAACAACTAGACTGCTTGATTACGGTTTTAATAGTTTTTCTAAAAGGAAGATAGCAAATTCAGGTGAGCAAATTCAAAATATAGAAGTTGCGAATTCAGCTAATAAAGTTGCAGTAGGCGAAATAGCTGAAGATTTATCTATTATGGTTCAAAAAGGCAAAGAAAATGAAATTTCTCAAAAAGTAGAAGTAAATGATTCCTTAACTGCTCCGATTGCTAAGGGTGAAACTATTGGGCACTTGAAAGTATATAGAGGAGAAACTGAAATCGCTAAAGTCAATGTATTGGCTGCTGAAGAAATAAAGCAAGCAAATATTATTGTTCGCCTTTGGAGAAAACTTATTAATCTTATTTAA